From a single Erpetoichthys calabaricus chromosome 1, fErpCal1.3, whole genome shotgun sequence genomic region:
- the LOC114667933 gene encoding histone H3: protein MARTKQTARKSTGGKAPRKQLATKAARKSAPATGGVKKPHRYRPGTVALREIRRYQKSTELLIRKLPFQRLVREIAQDFKTDLRFQSSAVMALQEASEAYLVGLFEDTNLCAIHAKRVTIMPKDIQLARRIRGERA, encoded by the coding sequence ATGGCAAGGACGAAGCAGACGGCTCGTAAGTCCACTGGTGGCAAAGCTCCCCGAAAACAGCTCGCCACTAAAGCAGCTCGAAAGAGCGCTCCTGCCACCGGTGGAGTAAAAAAACCCCATCGTTATAGGCCCGGCACAGTAGCTCTGCGAGAGATTCGTCGATATCAGAAATCCACTGAATTGCTTATTCGTAAGTTGCCTTTCCAGAGGCTGGTGAGGGAGATAGCTCAGGATTTCAAGACCGATCTCCGTTTCCAGAGTTCCGCGGTCATGGCTCTGCAGGAGGCCAGCGAGGCTTATTTGGTTGGCTTGTTCGAAGATACCAACTTGTGCGCCATCCATGCTAAGAGAGTGACCATAATGCCCAAGGACATCCAGCTGGCTCGTCGCATTCGTGGGGAACGCGCCTAA
- the LOC114667533 gene encoding histone H4, which produces MSGRGKGGKGLGKGGAKRHRKVLRDNIQGITKPAIRRLARRGGVKRISGLIYEETRGVLKVFLENVIRDAVTYTEHAKRKTVTAMDVVYALKRQGRTLYGFGG; this is translated from the coding sequence ATGTCTGGACGAGGTAAAGGTGGCAAAGGACTGGGTAAAGGTGGCGCAAAGCGTCATCGCAAAGTGCTCCGCGATAATATCCAAGGCATTACAAAGCCTGCCATTCGCCGTCTAGCCCGTCGAGGTGGGGTGAAGCGAATTTCTGGCTTGATCTACGAAGAGACTCGTGGTGTTCTCAAGGTGTTTCTTGAGAATGTTATCCGCGATGCTGTTACTTACACCGAGCACGCCAAGAGGAAGACCGTAACTGCTATGGACGTTGTATACGCTTTGAAGAGACAGGGTCGTACGCTGTATGGCTTTGGAGGTTAA
- the LOC114668050 gene encoding histone H2B 5-like, giving the protein MAEPKSAPAPKKGSKKAVSKNQAKGGKKRRKPRKESYSIYVYKVLKQVHPDTGISSKAMGIMNSFVNDIFERIAGEASRLAHYNKRSTISSREIQTAVRLLLPGELAKHAVSEGTKAVTKYTSSK; this is encoded by the coding sequence ATGGCTGAGCCGAAAAGTGCCCCTGCGCCCAAGAAGGGCTCGAAGAAAGCCGTTTCTAAGAATCAGGCAAAGGGTGGAAAAAAGCGTAGAAAGCCCAGGAAGGAAAGCTATTCCATCTACGTGTATAAGGTGCTGAAGCAGGTCCACCCCGATACTGGTATTTCCTCTAAAGCTATGGGTATCATGAACTCGTTTGTGAACGATATCTTTGAGCGTATCGCAGGTGAGGCATCTCGCTTAGCGCACTACAACAAGCGCTCGACCATCTCTTCAAGGGAGATCCAGACTGCTGTGAGGCTTCTACTACCGGGTGAGCTAGCTAAACACGCAGTGTCTGAGGGCACTAAGGCAGTCACCAAATATACCAGCTCTAAGTAA
- the LOC114667994 gene encoding histone H2A-like, with the protein MSGRGKTGGKARAKAKTRSSRAGLQFPVGRVHRLLRKGNYAERVGAGAPVYLAAVLEYLTAEILELAGNAARDNKKTRIIPRHLQLAVRNDEELNKLLGGVTIAQGGVLPNIQAVLLPKKTEKSVKSK; encoded by the coding sequence ATGTCTGGAAGAGGAAAGACCGGTGGTAAGGCTCGCGCCAAGGCTAAGACTCGTTCCTCACGGGCCGGTTTGCAGTTTCCCGTCGGTCGCGTTCACAGGTTGCTGAGGAAGGGCAACTATGCTGAGCGTGTGGGCGCTGGTGCTCCGGTCTATTTAGCTGCTGTGCTCGAGTATCTGACCGCTGAAATTCTCGAGTTGGCCGGCAATGCGGCACGCGACAACAAGAAGACCAGAATCATTCCTCGTCACCTGCAACTGGCTGTGCGTAATGACGAGGAGCTCAATAAGTTGCTGGGTGGGGTAACAATCGCACAGGGCGGTGTGTTGCCTAATATTCAGGCCGTCCTTCTGCCCAAGAAGACCGAGAAATCCGTTAAGAGCAAATAA
- the LOC114667867 gene encoding histone H1-like produces MAEAAPAKSPKIKTSSKPKKASPSVSDLIVKAVSASKERQGLSLAGLKKALVAGGYDVEKNNARVKSAVKSLVSKGALVQTKGTGASGSFKINKKQAEAKEKAGKEKAAPKKPVAKKPTAATKKVKPAAKKPTAAKKTAKKPAAAKKATKSPKKVKPAAKPKKATKSPKKAKASKPKVAKSKTAKKAAPKKK; encoded by the coding sequence ATGGCAGAAGCCGCTCCAGCTAAGTCCCCGAAGATAAAGACCAGTTCGAAGCCAAAGAAGGCCAGCCCTAGCGTGTCTGATTTGATCGTGAAGGCTGTGTCGGCTTCAAAGGAACGCCAGGGATTGTCTTTAGCCGGGCTCAAGAAGGCTCTCGTCGCTGGCGGCTACGATGTGGAGAAAAACAACGCCCGCGTAAAATCGGCTGTGAAAAGCCTAGTTAGTAAAGGAGCTCTGGTGCAGACCAAAGGTACCGGCGCCTCCGGTTCCTTTAAGATCAATAAGAAGCAGGCAGAGGCAAAGGAGAAAGCAGGTAAGGAAAAGGCAGCCCCGAAGAAGCCAGTGGCCAAGAAGCCGACCGCAGCCACCAAAAAAGTAAAGCCTGCAGCGAAGAAACCTACAGCAGCCAAAAAGACTGCAAAGAAGCCCGCTGCAGCCAAGAAAGCCACCAAGAGTCCCAAGAAAGTGAAGCCGGCTGCAAAGCCCAAAAAGGCGACTAAGAGTCCAAAGAAAGCCAAAGCTTCCAAGCCTAAGGTGGCGAAATCCAAGACTGCAAAGAAGGCCGCGCCGAAAAAGAAGTGA